GGTATACGGTACGATTTTAGTTGGCTTTGTTGCTTTAATTATTTTTATCTTTAAGCAATTACGTATGGAACAGCCTTTACTAGAATTACGTATTTACAAATATCCTATGTTTGCATTAAGTTCTGCGATTTCCGTAATCGTTTCAATGGCGATGTTCTCGGGGATGATTTTAACACCTGCGTATGTCCAATCAATTCGTGGGATTGAACCATTCGAAGCAGGTTTAATGATGCTTCCTGGTGCCCTTGCAATGGGGATTATGTCTCCGATTACTGGTAAACTTTTCGATAAATTTGGACCGCGTATATTAGCGATAATCGGTCTAACAATAACAACAATAGCTACTTTCGGCTTAACAAAATTAGCGATGGATTCTAGCTATACATTTATCGTATCGATGTATACAATTCGGATGTTTGGTATGTCGATGGTTATGATGCCAATTATGACAAATGGTTTAAACCAATTACCACAGATGATGAATCCACATGGTACAGCAATTAATAATACTTTGCAACAAGTAGCTGGAGCTATTGGTAGTGCGGTATTAGTTACATTTATGAATAACCGTACAAAATCAACAGCAGAAGATTTAATTGCAGAGGCCAAAGCACATGCAGCTCAATCTGGTGCTACACCAACAGCGGAGCAAATGCAACAAATGCAAGAGCAAATTATGCAAACAGCTTTACTAGATGGCATTACACATTCTTTCTTAATCGCTGCTTTTGTGACGGTTCTAGCACTAATACTAGCGTTCTTCTTAAAACGTGTAAAAGTTGAAAGTGCGGCAGCTACAATGGATTTAAAAAAACCAACAAATTCATAAGATAGACAAAGAAATCCCACCGCTCAAACTGTCGGTGGGATTTTTATTATTGTGTATTGTTAAATGCTAAATTGTTTGAGTGCCTGTCACCATTTAATGACCTTTTTTAAAGAGTGCTCCTGGCCAGAATGCATATTTGCCAAGCACCGTAGTAATGGCTGGTACAAGTAAAGGTCGTACGATAAACGTATCCAGTAATATACCAATAGCCGTTACAACACCGAACTGTACAAGGACTTGAATTGGTAATGTAGCAAGCACTGCGAACGTACCTGCTAAAATGAGTCCGGCAGATGTAATAACACTACCTGTATGCACAACGCCTTCCTCTACTGCTGTTAAATGGTCCTTCGTTTTTCGTTTCTTCCAAATCTCTGAAATCATGAAAATATTATAATCCTCACCAAGTGCCACTAAAAATACAAAGGCATATAGCGGGATAGAGCCTGAAATTGCCTCTGCACCCATGACATGATGCAAAATAAGCCAGCCAGCGCCAAGCGCACCAAAGTAAGAAATAATTACTGTAGCAAGCAGATAAACAGTTGCTGTTACTGAACGTAAATAAACAAATAATAATAATGCGATTAAAGCAATCATTGTCGGCATGATAACAGATTCATCGCGCTCGGTAATTTGCTTTGTATCATATTGGCTTGCTGTTTCGCCACCAAGCCATACGTGTGAGTCAGCATCTTTTAAACCAGAATCTTTAAGAAGCTTAACAACTTCAGCCTTTAATTCAGGGATATGCTCTAAAGACTCTTGTGCATATGGATTGGCATTCAATGATAATTCATACAATTGTATCGAATTATTTTTCGTACCAATTTGTACATCAGACACGTTATCGATATATGGAATTTTTGTAAGCTGTTGTTGTAAATTAACATCCGAGCCTTGCGTATCAATTACTAGCTGAACAGGTGCCAGTTCGCCAGGTGAAAAATTCTCTTCTATTAAAGTAAAGCCTTCACGTGATGGCATATCTTCTGGGAAAGAAGATAATAAGTCGAAAGTATATTGAATGCGTGGTACAAAGGCCGCTAAGCCACCAAGGAGCAAGACAGTGACTGCAATAACAATCCATGGCTTATGCGTTACAAAATGTCCAATTTTATGACTCACTTTATGGGAAGGTTTATGCTGTTTTTTGCCCTTTGCTTTTGCCATTTCTTCTGTACGTGGCGTGAATGGGAAAAAGGCTACTCGCCCTATAACGACAAGAATTGCTGGCAATACAACTAGTGCAGCAATGCCCATTATCAATACGCCAAAGCTAAATGGCACTGCGAAGCGTTGGAAGGAGCCATAATGGGCAAGACTAAGTGTAGCTAAACCAATAACAACGGTAAGGGCACTCATCATAATAGCGCCACCCGATTCTTTCACAGCGAGCTTCATCGCTGTCGCTTTATCTTCAACGTCAAATAAAATTTCACGGTATTTTGAAATTAAAAATAAGCAATAGTCCGTACCAGCGCCAAATAATAAAACCGTCATAATGGAAACAGCTTGCGAGTCTTTGTCAATCCATCCTTGCTCTGCAAAGAAACCGAGTGTTGGACTAATAACACCATAGGCAAGCCCTACAACAATTAAAGGAATAATGGCAAGTAATGGCGAACGATAAATTAGAATTAATAACACTAATACAAGCAGGACAGTTGCTATCATTAGTTTTACATCAGCTTGTGAAAATAAACTAACAGCATCCGTTGCAATACCGACTGGTCCAGAATAGCGCACATGGAGAGCATCGCTTGATAAATCTTGATCCAGTTGAACATTGTTTGAATCCATTGTTTTTGATAATGTATCTAGACTTTCTTGTAAAACATCAGTGGCAACATCTTTTTCAAAGAAAACAGGTGTGACGATTGTAGAGCCATTGTCAGATGCAGATGCTGATAAAGCCTGTGGTGGCATATTATCATATGGTGGAACTAATGTTTGATGCTCTAAAGGGTTGCTATTTAGCTCTGCATAAACCTTTTGGATAGCTCCAAAATCAGCTGGTGTTAGGCCGCTTTCTCTATGCCAAACGAGTAATAAAGGTGTACCTGCATCATTTGGGAATTCTTCAGCAATAATGGCTGCTGCTTGCTCGGACATTTCGGTGTCAGGCAAGTTTTTACCCGTTTCACTTTCGATGCTATTAATTTGCGGCCAAGCAAACGAAAGGACGAGAACAAGTAATACCCAGCATCCAAGTGCAAGAAAACGCCCTTTTTTACTGGATACCATTGAGCCCCATTGCTCAAGTGGATGTTTTTTCATTGGAAAACCTCCGTTTCATGTAATGTACACTAATTATATATACTAGAAGGTTAATTAATCAATACAGAAGTATTGATATGTTATAATATGTTTAGTACTACACATTATAAGGAGGCGATCTTGTTGAAACAATCACCGCGTGTTCTAGGAAGACCTCGCCATGATGACAAGGCTAAACCTACAAAAGATATTGTCTTAGAAACAGCGACAATGCTGTTTATTAAGGATGGCTACAAAAACGTGTCCATGGATGATGTTGCCAAAGCCTGTAATGTTACAAAAGCCACTATCTATTACTACTACCCAACTAAAGGGGATTTATATACATCGGCCTTAGTTGAAATGATGCATAGAATTAGACATCATATTGAACGAATTTTAGAGCAACCGATTCCTTTTAAAGACCGATTAGAACAACTCATTGAAGTCCATTTATCAGCAACTGTTGATATTGATATGAAGAACTTTATGCGAGAGGCGACCATCAATTTATCACAATCGCAATTGAAAGAAGTACATGCTGCAGAAAATGAGATGTATAAAACGATTGAGCGAGCGATGCAAAGTGAAATGGAAAAAGGGACAATTCGCAAAGGAAATGCAGAATTTTTTGCCCATACGTTTATGGCGCTAATGTCAGTGGGCTACTTTAAAGATGGTGAAGGAAAAAGGCTTTTTGACACAGTATCTTTGGCGTCAAAAGAAATTATTGCTTTCTTTTGGTTATCCATCGAAAAGTGAGAAAAATTGTAGCTAATAACATAATTTATGGCGTTTGAGTTGTTAAATTGCGTGAGAAAAATTGATTTATCTTCCAAAAAAAGCAGAAAAAGAGTGCAGACCGCTAAAAGTAGTTTACAATTAAACTATTTTTCAAAGATTGTGCCATAGTTGATTGAAATAATGCGCAAACAGTCTTATAATGGATGTTGTAATGTCACCAAGATAAGATAAGGATGGAATTGTGATGCGCTTTGTGCAAAATGGAGAATATGTAACAAATCATGAAATTCGCTTTCCAGCCCTTGTGACTGGTGAATGTAAGATACCCGCTGTAACGACTGTTAAGAAGATCGCTTAATGGTCTTTTTTACATGGAGGCAATATAAAAAATAGTATTAGTGACGGCAAAGGAGAGTTCAAAATGTCAGAAACGAATAACCAAGCACAGTCTGAACAATTAACTGTGAGTCAAGAACAATTAGATGTACTAGACCAACTATTAAAGCCTGAGGTGCAAGAATCTCTAACAACTTTAGTTGAACAATTACCAAAGCTAACTGAAATGATGACGTTATTAACTAAATCATATGAGTTTGCACAAGCAGTTGCAACAGACGACGTATTAAAAAGCGATACTGTTGGTGCTGTAACAGAAATGGCTGGACCAGTAGTAGGATCAGCTAAACAACTTGCAGCAACAGCTATTGAGGCAAAAGATCGCGCTTCTGAAAGCCAAGAAGTCATCGGTTTATTTGGTCTTGTGAAAATGATAAAAGACCCACAAGTTCAAAATGTTTTCCGTTTTGTTAATGCATTTTTACAAGTTAACGCTGAACGTAAATCAAAATAAAGTTCGAGATATATTCAATTCGTAAGGACGGAGGATTAATTAATCATGTCAAAAGAAATCGTCATCTTAGGTGCTGGTTACGCAGGTGTATTAACTGCATTAACAGCACGTAAGTATTTATCAGCTGATGAAGCTAAAATTACAGTAGTAAACCAATTCCCAACGCACCAAATCATCACTGAACTTCACCGTTTAGCTGGTGGTACTATTGCAGAAGGTGCAGTAGCGCTACCGCTTAAAAAAATCTTTAAAGGTTTAGATATTGATTTACAAATCGCTAAAGTAACGAAATTTAATGTAGATACTAAAAAGGTTGACCTAGATACTGGTTACACTTTATCTTACGATACATTAGTTGTTTCTTTAGGTAGCCAAACTGGTTTCTTCGGTATCCCAGGATTAGAAGAAAATTCAATGGTACTTAAATCTGTTAACGATGCAAACAAAATTAACCGACACATTGAAGATCGTATTAAAGCATATGCACAATCTAAAGACGAAGCAGATGCAACAATCGTTATCGGCGGTGGCGGTTTAACAGGTGTTGAGCTTGTTGGTGAAATCGTGGACAACTTCCCAAAAATCGCTGCACAACACGGTGTAAACTTTGCTGATCTTAAAATTAAGCTAGTTGAAGCTGGTCCTAAAATCTTACCAGTACTTCCAGATGTACTAATTGAACGTGCAACGGAAAGCTTAACAAAACGTGGTGTAGAATTTATCACAGGTACGCCAGTAACAGGCGTTGATGGTAACGTTATTTCACTTAAAGATCGTGAGTCAATCGTTGCTAATACATTCATCTGGACTGGTGGTGTAGCTGCACTTCCAATCGTTGCTGAATCAGGCCTTGCAGCTGACCGTGGCAAAGCAACAATCAACGAATTCCTACAATCTACATCACACGAAGATGTATTTGTAATCGGAGATGCTTCTGTGGCATTACCAGCTGACGGCGGACGTCCACTTTATGCGCCAACTGCACAAGTTGCTTGGCAAATGGGTGAATGTGCAGGATACAATTTATTTGCACAATACAAAAACCAAGAGATGAAAACATTCTCTGCAGTTAACTCTGGTACACTTGCCAGCCTAGGACGTAAAGATGCAGTTGCAACAATTGGAGCTAGCAACACACAACTTAAAGGTCTACCTGCAACACTTATGAAAGAAGCGTCTAATATTCGCTATCTGACACATATCAAAGCGCTATTCGGCTTAGTATACTAAGCATAATGATTCCCTTACAACTGTTATAGTTGTAAGGGTTTTTTTATGGAAACTTACAATATTTATTTGCGATAGATTAGATACGATTTATATTTTTGGCAAGGGTGCTAAAAGCCTCTTACACTTCCTGCCTCCACTTGTGATAGCATAATATTTTATATTTTTTACCAAAAATAAAACTTTTTAGGATTCTGTTTTTGTAGTTCTTTTCTATCATATTTCTTTACTTATCTATATTATTTACATTAAAATATACTCATTAAAGTATTTTAGTAGGAGGTTTACATAAGATGAAAAAAATTGTTTCTACTTTATTAAGCTTTACTCTAGTAATAAGTACTTTAGCATTTGCGACACCAAGTAAAAAAGCTTTAGCTTCTGAATTAACTTATAATTCTGATAATTTTAGAATTATTACTGATACAGAAGAACGATCTGAATATATTTTAAAAGTAGATGGTCAAGAAATCCATTACATTGAGACAGTAAAAATAGTTGATGAAGATACCCAAGAAATTGACACCAAAGTATTTAATAAGGAAACAAATGAGCTTTTGCAACATTTCGTCACTGTAGTAGAGGATGATAAAATAATTGAACAAGATGTAATTGATTTCAAAGACTTATCACAACAAGAAGATTCAATAATGTTCAGCCAGACTAACTTCGCAGCAACGAATTTCACGAATTCCCGATTTGCTTCTAGCGCTTATATAACATCTAATAGATCGTTGGTATCCGTTTTAGGTATTAGTTATACAACTAATTATATAAGGAATATAGGTTATGCGGATTATGCTAATTTAAAAACACGTACAGTTAATCTTACAACTGGGTCTCCAAAAGATCGAAATGCATATAATTACTATACGCGAAATGTTGACAGTTTAAGATCCACGGAAAGTGGAACTCTTGTTGGATGGATAATAAGTGCCTTCAGTGGAGGTGGTTTAGCAATTGGTACATTACTTTCTTGGAAAACAGTACAAATTGTCTTAAAGAATATTGCAGGACCTGTAGCACTTGCAGCTAATGCTTGGGCTATTGGTCAATGGTACTATTATTACAATAACTGTGTTAATGGTTTCTATAATATTCCTAGATAAAAAAGAGTCTCCATGAGACTCTTTTTTAAACGCTCCTCTATTCATTGATTATTTTGATTTTTCTGATTTGAAATAAGTACAAGACAATAAATATATAATAGTATGACTAATGAAAAAAATAAGAAAATACCTATTTCAAAATGATAGGATACTGCAAATATCATGGCAAGACTAATAAGGGCAAGGATTAACAGAATATTAACGATATAGTGTTCTTTAAATCGAAAACTAAGAATGATAACTAGAAAAAATAAAATACTAGCAAGAAAGAAGATAAACTGTAATTCATAATATCCTAAATAAAAAACCATATAGAAATATAAAAATACTACAAAAAATATTTTTACAAATTTGCTCATCTTATCACTCCCAACGCTATAAGCATTAACTATTTTGATTTTTTTTAGAAAGAAGTATATGACAATAAACATACAATAATATAATTAAAGAAAAAAATATGAAGATACCTCTTTCGAAATAGTGAGATACCATAAATATCATGGCAAGACTAATAAGGGCAAGGATTAACAGAATATTAACGATATAGTGTTCTTTAAATAGAAAACTAAGAATGATAACTAGAAAAAATAAAATACTAGCAAGAAAGAAGATAGGTTGTAATTCATAATATCCTAAATAAAACACCATATAGAAATATAAAAATACTACAAAAAATATTTTTACAAATTTGCTCATCTTGTCACGCCCTTTTTTTATTTAAATTATAAGGCAAATCTAACACATAAATAAAATAGTATATACATTGGTATACATACTTATATTCAAATATAGATGATTTATCTTGTGTTAACGTAAGTAATAGCCATCACATCAATAAGATAACATAGCATAACAATGAATTAGGCAGTTATAACAGGTTTTGATTCTTGTTACTGCCTTTATAGCAATCATTAGAAGAATGTTTAAATAATTTTTGGAAAATGTTATGTTGAAATAAATTGCCATTTGTTGATATAGATTTAACTTGTAGATGCCAAATAGATAGTTTCCAAACTTAGCTCCATCAGAGTTCAATCAGCTTTTGATATGTAAAAAAGTTTTGTGTAAAATTAAAGTGTCTAACTCTAATCTGCGCGAGGGCTAATTCGTATTAAAATGGTATGAATAACAATAAATGAGTAGGTGAAGTTATGGATAATAAGTATGAATTATTAGGTATTTTATGTATAATAATTCCTATTTTATCTACAATATATATTCTATTAAACAGTGATATTTTAGTACCAAAAGGATATAATTTGGAAATTTATGGATATGTAATATCTAGAAATTTAATGATTATTTTTTTATTATACTTACTTTCTAAATTAGGATATTTCCTTTATTCGCAACTAAAACAAGACTAGCGAGTAGCTAGTCTTGTTTTAGTTGCGAAGTTGTTATTAATTTATAATCACCATATTGTGGAATCTTAATAGTATAGGTTTTAAGTCTTAATACTTTTCCGGTTACTATATCATAAAGCTCTCTAATACCCGTTTCGGCTTTATAATATGCTCTATATGCCATATAAACGGTTGTATTAGGATTAGCATGCAATGTATATCCTATTGAGCTAGTGATAGATTTTGATCTTGAAAAACCTAGTCCATCTATTATTCTAGATACTTCTGTCTGAAAAGAGGCGGTGTTAGATGATGTAATATAACCGCCTGCAGCGCCTGTCTTTAGATTATCAGAAACTCTTTTAAAGCCCGACCATTCATAGTATGTCCTAATGTTTGTCTTTCAATATCGGAAATCATTAATAAAAAAAGGTGAAATTTCTGCTGTATTAACTACTTCTGCGACTAGAAAAAACAAAATACTAGCAAGAAAGAAGATAGGCTGTAATTCATAATACCCTAAATAAAAAACCATATAGAGATATAAAAATACCAATAAAAATATCTTTATAAATTTACTCATCTTGGCACACCTTTTTGTATCAATTATAAAGAAAATTAAACACATATATTATTATTTTGCTCTCGAAATGTTTAAAATCTACGCTTAAGTTTAGAAGATAAAATTTTAGGGGTCTTGTGTAAATATAAGTTTAGTATGCCATGACATAGGTAATGTCCATTACATCAAAACGTTATTCGGCTTAGTGTACTAATTTTAATAGTGGATGTTAATGTGAAAACTAACATTTAACGGGGTGTTTTAGTTTTGTGCAGTCATTTTCTAGTGTTTATTTCACTAATAGAAAGTACCGTAATTATTGTGAACTATTTAATTGTAGCGTATGCTAAAAGTATCCAACAATTCGTGTAGGGAGTGAGGAATATATGGGCCGCGATCGTAAGTTTAGTACGCTCGATTTATTCTTGGAATCGAAAAAATTGGTATTAGCTGTTGGCTATGAAGGATTTACGATTGCTCGACTAGCTGAATCATTAGAAGTTTCAAGAGCTGCCATTTATAAATACTATACAAATAAAGATGAACTACTGATGGATTTTATGTTACATGAGATGGATAAAAGTGTAAAAGATTTATTATCAATCCCTGCGGAGTTATCTTATCTTGACCAATTAGACGAGTTATTGCATAGTATTTTTCGTTCAAAGGATTTACATTTACTATTAGGTATTGCTGAAATTATTCCAACAACTAATAAACCTCACATGCAAGAAAAAAAAGAAAAGCTGTCAGCGATGCATTTTAATATGTATGGACCTTTAATGCGTATCGTCCAACAAGGTAAAAAAGAAGGATTTGTGGATGCTGATATTCCTAATGATCTTGTCCTTGGATTTATTTTTCAGAGTATTAATATTCCAAATCATAGTCAAATGGATGAAGTACAGTTTTTTAACTTTACGAAACTATTAATTTTAAACGGTGTGAGAGGTAAAAATAAGTGACACATGTGTAACTAATGAGTATAATACTAGTTGCGTATGTGTACTTTTTTATTTAAAAGTGACACATGTGTAACTTTTAAAAATACTAGGAGGAAACGATCGATGTTTTTAGCTATAAAAGAAATTAAACATGCAAAGTTACGCTACTCAATGATTACAATGATTATTGTGTTAATAGCATGGTTAACGTTTATTTTGTCAGGGCTTGGAAATGGACTTTCGACATTAAGTGCAGCTTCTATCAAAAATCTAGATGCTCATTATGTAGTATACGAGGAGGGTTCAGGTTCAAAATTTAGTAAATCTTTAATTTCCGCATCTTTAAAAGAAAAGATTGATGCACAAAGTGAAGTAGAAGATAGTGCACTATTTGGCTCTGCAATGGCGGCTGTTTCTAAGAAGGGTATTGATGAAAAAACAGATATTGCACTTCTAGGAATTGAACCTGGGTCGTTTATCGAACCCAAAGTAATAGAAGGTAAGAAGTTAGATAAAAATATTCAAAATGGTGTTTTAGCCAATAAAACGTTACAAGACAAAGGCTATGCAATTGGTGACGAAATCAAAGTGGACAGTTCCACAATTGTATTAAAAATTGTCGGCTTTGTTGAAAACGAAACATATAACCATTTACCAGTATTATTTAGCACAGTAGAACAATGGAGAGCCTATCAATTTGCTGCACCAGGTGCCAATAACGGCATTGAAGATGTAGTAAATGCGATAGCGATACAGGCACCTAACTTAGATGCAGAGAATTTTAGTGAAAAAATCGGGGGCATCGAAACCGCAACGAAAAGTCAGGCAATTAATGGAATGCCAGGATATATGGAAGAGAACGGGACAATTGTAATGATGTTAGTGTTTCTCGTTGCCATTTCTGCGTTTGTCATTGCGGTCTTCTTTTATGTTTTAACGATTCAAAAGACGCAACAATTTGGTGTAATGAAAGCCATTGGTGCAAAAAATAGTTTTATAACAAAGGCAATTGTTTCCCAAGTGTTTGTCATTTCTTTAGTAGGTATTTTAGTAGGCGTAGTGCTTACGTATTTAACAGCACTAGTTTTCCCGGAAGACATGCCTTTTAATTTAGACCCTACGCTTGTTGTACTTTACGGTTTCGCACTTTTACTAATTAGTGTGTTAAGTTCATTTGTATGTGTTCGCCAAGTATCTAAAGTAGATCCATTAACAGCATTAGGGAGAGTGGAGTAGATGAAACGTTTAGAAGTAAGAAATATGACAAAAACCTATGACGAAGGCAGTTCAACAATTACAGCTCTTAACAATGTGTCAATGGAAGTAGATGCAGGTGAAATAGTAGCCATTATTGGTCCATCGGGTTCAGGCAAAAGTACATTATTATCGGCAGTTGGAGCCTTGTTACAGCCCTCTTCAGGTAGTGTCATCGTCAATGGTAAAAAAATTGAGACGCTAAAGGAGAAAGAACTTGCTAAATTCCGTCTAAATGAAATAGGGTTTATTTTACAAACATCTAACTTAATTCCTTATTTAAATGTACTAGATCAACTACTGCTAGTAAAAAAAATGGCAGGTAAAGTATCAAGTGCGGATCAGCAGTTTGCAAAGCAATTGTTGGCAGATTTAGGACTAGAAAAAAAGCTTAAAAAATTCCCAAATGAGCTATCTGGGGGAGAGCGTCAGCGTGTCGCAATAGCCCGAGCATTTATGAATGATTCAAGTGTGATTTTAGCAGATGAACCAACAGCTAGTTTAGATTCTAAGCGTGCTTTCGAAGTCGTGCAGTTAATTTCTAATGAGGTTAAAAAGCGTAAAAAGGCGGCTATCATGGTAACGCATGATGAGCGTATGTTAACTTACTGTGACCGAGTGTACCGCATGGAAGATGGTGTTTTAACACTGCAATCTTAATATTGCTTTAACGGCATTTATTCATGATCGTTCTTAGGGTTTTCTGCATCTTGAGCTTTTTAGAAAGAACTACCGTTTTGAAGAAAAAGTTTGAGCTCGGTTAGTATAGTGTGACAGGTATTAATCGACTCTAGTGAATGGTTTGCTATTTCTAGTGAATGGTTTGCTATTTCAAGTGAATGGTTTGCATTTTCTATAATAGCAAGCTGATGAGAAGTTAGTTGGTTAAGTCTTTCCACTGTAAAGTGAGGGTCAGCTGTTCCTATAGCTAAAAAGGAATGTCGATGGATTAAATTTTGCATAGTATGTTCCAAAGATAGCAGTGGTGTAAACAGTATATAGTGGGAAGGTAAAACGGTCTCCTGTTGCATATAAAAATCAATAATTGGCATAGTTCCTAGCGATTTTCCAAGGTAAACAACTTTTTGGTAAGTTTTTGTTTGTGAATAATAGGTCACGATAGAATCGACAGTGTTAAAAACTTTTTCAGATATAACGTTTGGCGACTTGTGGAACAATTGTTGTTCAAATGTATAACATACTTGGACAATATCATAGTCGAAGTCAAGCATCAATGAAGTAGCGTAATGTAGTATGGGTTTGTCATAGTTGTAGCCTGTACCAGAGAACATAAAACAAATTTTGTCACTATTCATATCAAAGAAATTGCAGTCAATGCCATTGTAGGTATCTTTTCTAGGTTTTATCATCATCAATCCTCCTATCGGTTTGAAAAATGGTAACTCTTTTATGTAAAGTTAGTTATAATTTTACTATAACAGAAAGGGGGATAATGATGAAGGCTGTAACAATAAATGCTTTTGGACCACCTTCCGTATTAACACTTGTGGATTGTCCAAAACCAGCGATTTCCAAAGGGGAAGTGCTAATACGGGCGTCCTATACAAGTGTTAATTTTGCGGATATCAAAAACAGAACGGGCAATAAAGCGAAAGCGAATTTTCCAATGATCCTTGGATTAGATGTTGCGGGTGTTATAGAAGAGGTTTTTGATGATAGCAGTGGTTTTCAAAAAGGAGACCAAGTGATTGCTTTCCCAAAAAATGGTGCATATGCGCAATATGTCGTCGCAAATGAACAGCTAGTGTTCCGCATTCCAAATGACGTACCTCTTAAAAAGGTAGCTGCTATACCGACTGTTTTATTTTTATCTTATATGTTAACACATCAAATTACACAATTAGGTACAGACGATAGTATTTTAATTCATGCTGCATCAGGTGGAGTCGGAACGATGCTTATTCAAATGGCAAAAAGGCGTGGAGTGAAGAAAATAATAGGTACTGTTAGCACTAAAGAAAAAGCTGCCATTGCCTATGAGCTAGGTGCACATCATGTCCTGACATATGAAAACTTTAGTGCCAAAGTAAATGACTATACGGATGGTCTTGGTGTCGATGTTGTCTTTGATTCGATTGCAGGAGCCATTACCGAAGAAAGTTTCCGTTGCTTAGCTCCATATGGTACTCTTGTGCAATTTGGTAACAGTAGCGGTCAGATGGGTCAAATAAAAACAGCTGACTTACATAGTAGTTGCCGCAATGTAAAAGGCTTTAGCTTAGGAACGACGCGTGCTTTAAAGCCAGAATTATTGCAACAAGTAGCTCCAGAAATATTTTCATTATTACAGAATGAAAGTTTCCAAGTGCCTATAGCAGCAGAGTTTGCTTTAGAGGATATGGAAAAGGCACATACCTTTATGGAGAGCCGTCAACATCAAGGGAAAATCCTAATTAGCATTGTGTAAGAATTGTTTGGGTGAATGGCACCGCAAGAGCCTTTCCCAGGCTCTTGCTAAATTGTGTGAGAATTGTTTGAGTGACTGGCACTAATTTAGTTTTTCGTATATTCTTCTTTTTCGATATAGCATGATGCCTGTCTCCGCAACATCTTGCATCATGCCTTTATTAGCGTATGCTCCGAAAATCATGCCCGCAATCGGTACCATTTGGAAAAGCTTTTTCC
This DNA window, taken from Lysinibacillus sp. FSL M8-0337, encodes the following:
- a CDS encoding MMPL family transporter, producing MKKHPLEQWGSMVSSKKGRFLALGCWVLLVLVLSFAWPQINSIESETGKNLPDTEMSEQAAAIIAEEFPNDAGTPLLLVWHRESGLTPADFGAIQKVYAELNSNPLEHQTLVPPYDNMPPQALSASASDNGSTIVTPVFFEKDVATDVLQESLDTLSKTMDSNNVQLDQDLSSDALHVRYSGPVGIATDAVSLFSQADVKLMIATVLLVLVLLILIYRSPLLAIIPLIVVGLAYGVISPTLGFFAEQGWIDKDSQAVSIMTVLLFGAGTDYCLFLISKYREILFDVEDKATAMKLAVKESGGAIMMSALTVVIGLATLSLAHYGSFQRFAVPFSFGVLIMGIAALVVLPAILVVIGRVAFFPFTPRTEEMAKAKGKKQHKPSHKVSHKIGHFVTHKPWIVIAVTVLLLGGLAAFVPRIQYTFDLLSSFPEDMPSREGFTLIEENFSPGELAPVQLVIDTQGSDVNLQQQLTKIPYIDNVSDVQIGTKNNSIQLYELSLNANPYAQESLEHIPELKAEVVKLLKDSGLKDADSHVWLGGETASQYDTKQITERDESVIMPTMIALIALLLFVYLRSVTATVYLLATVIISYFGALGAGWLILHHVMGAEAISGSIPLYAFVFLVALGEDYNIFMISEIWKKRKTKDHLTAVEEGVVHTGSVITSAGLILAGTFAVLATLPIQVLVQFGVVTAIGILLDTFIVRPLLVPAITTVLGKYAFWPGALFKKGH
- a CDS encoding DUF1641 domain-containing protein; this encodes MSETNNQAQSEQLTVSQEQLDVLDQLLKPEVQESLTTLVEQLPKLTEMMTLLTKSYEFAQAVATDDVLKSDTVGAVTEMAGPVVGSAKQLAATAIEAKDRASESQEVIGLFGLVKMIKDPQVQNVFRFVNAFLQVNAERKSK
- a CDS encoding TetR/AcrR family transcriptional regulator; the protein is MKQSPRVLGRPRHDDKAKPTKDIVLETATMLFIKDGYKNVSMDDVAKACNVTKATIYYYYPTKGDLYTSALVEMMHRIRHHIERILEQPIPFKDRLEQLIEVHLSATVDIDMKNFMREATINLSQSQLKEVHAAENEMYKTIERAMQSEMEKGTIRKGNAEFFAHTFMALMSVGYFKDGEGKRLFDTVSLASKEIIAFFWLSIEK
- a CDS encoding NAD(P)/FAD-dependent oxidoreductase, which translates into the protein MSKEIVILGAGYAGVLTALTARKYLSADEAKITVVNQFPTHQIITELHRLAGGTIAEGAVALPLKKIFKGLDIDLQIAKVTKFNVDTKKVDLDTGYTLSYDTLVVSLGSQTGFFGIPGLEENSMVLKSVNDANKINRHIEDRIKAYAQSKDEADATIVIGGGGLTGVELVGEIVDNFPKIAAQHGVNFADLKIKLVEAGPKILPVLPDVLIERATESLTKRGVEFITGTPVTGVDGNVISLKDRESIVANTFIWTGGVAALPIVAESGLAADRGKATINEFLQSTSHEDVFVIGDASVALPADGGRPLYAPTAQVAWQMGECAGYNLFAQYKNQEMKTFSAVNSGTLASLGRKDAVATIGASNTQLKGLPATLMKEASNIRYLTHIKALFGLVY
- a CDS encoding MDR family MFS transporter translates to MNNDLTMKKPPYGMIAILFVGAFVAFLNNTLLNVALPTIMKDFGITYAKVQWLATGYMLVSGILVPASAFFVTRFKNRHLFITAMSIFTIGTIMAGFAPNFGMLLAGRMVQAAGAASMSPLLMNVMLTSFPKEKRGAAMGIFGLVMIAAPAIGPTLSGYIVEHHDWRMLFQMIIPFAIISLLFGIWKLDNVMETREVHLDVPSVLLSTVAFGGILYGFSTAGDKGWSSPWVYGTILVGFVALIIFIFKQLRMEQPLLELRIYKYPMFALSSAISVIVSMAMFSGMILTPAYVQSIRGIEPFEAGLMMLPGALAMGIMSPITGKLFDKFGPRILAIIGLTITTIATFGLTKLAMDSSYTFIVSMYTIRMFGMSMVMMPIMTNGLNQLPQMMNPHGTAINNTLQQVAGAIGSAVLVTFMNNRTKSTAEDLIAEAKAHAAQSGATPTAEQMQQMQEQIMQTALLDGITHSFLIAAFVTVLALILAFFLKRVKVESAAATMDLKKPTNS